A genomic window from Lotus japonicus ecotype B-129 chromosome 1, LjGifu_v1.2 includes:
- the LOC130734002 gene encoding UDP-glycosyltransferase 71K2-like codes for MASNVSEMNKKAELIFIPAPGHGHLASALEFAQLLINRHNHLSITVLNIRFPLIPSDSYIKTVLSSQPQIQLIDLPEVEPPNEEFLKSPEHYILTFMESLIPHVKATVQNILSSNPNPVVGLVLDFFCVPIIDVGNELGIPSYLFIPSNVGFLGLMLSHLKRQIEDVFNESDPELLIPGFTNLVPPSVLPDACFNKDGGYVAYYKLAERFRETRGIIVNTFSELEHDVIDALSDDHTPPIYAIGPVIDLKGHPNPKLDQAQHERIFKWLDEQPDSSVVFLCFGSMGSFVPSQTREIALGLQGSGVRFLWALRSPPTTDNADRTLPEGFSEWMELEGRGMVCGWAPQVEVLAHKAIGGFVSHCGWNSILESLWFGVPTLTWPIYAEQQLNAFRMVREWGLAVELRLNYRWGSALVMAEEIEKGLKNLMDKDNMVHKKVQEMNKMARKAVLSGGSSFTSVRKLIDNMMNRN; via the coding sequence ATGGCTTCGAATGTGAGTGAGATGAACAAGAAAGCAGAGCTTATCTTCATTCCTGCACCTGGGCATGGCCACTTGGCCTCAGCCCTGGAATTTGCACAGCTCTTAATCAACCGTCATAACCATCTTTCCATCACAGTCCTCAACATCAGGTTCCCTCTTATTCCTTCAGACTCATACATCAAAACAGTTTTGTCTTCACAGCCTCAGATCCAACTCATTGATCTTCCTGAAGTAGAACCACCTAATGAGGAGTTTCTGAAGTCTCCTGAACACTACATCCTGACCTTCATGGAGAGCCTCATACCCCATGTGAAAGCTACAGTACAAAACATTTTATCATCTAATCCAAACCCAGTTGTGGGGTTGGTACTAGATTTCTTCTGTGTTCCCATAATTGATGTGGGAAATGAACTTGGTATcccttcttatttatttattccatCAAATGTTGGATTTTTGGGTCTCATGTTATCCCATCTGAAACGTCAGATTGAGGATGTGTTCAATGAATCTGATCCTGAGTTGTTGATTCCTGGTTTCACCAATCTAGTTCCTCCAAGTGTTTTACCTGATGCTTGTTTTAACAAAGATGGTGGATATGTTGCTTATTACAAGCTTGCTGAGAGGTTCAGAGAAACCAGAGGGATTATTGTTAACACTTTTTCTGAGTTGGAGCATGATGTTATTGATGCATTATCTGATGATCATACTCCTCCAATCTATGCTATTGGTCCTGTGATTGATCTTAAAGGCCATCCAAATCCAAAGTTAGACCAAGCACAGCATGAACGTATCTTCAAATGGCTAGATGAGCAGCCAGATTCCTCTGTTGTTTTTCTCTGTTTTGGGAGCATGGGAAGCTTTGTTCCATCTCAAACAAGAGAGATTGCACTGGGACTTCAAGGTAGTGGGGTTAGGTTCTTGTGGGCTTTGCGTTCTCCACCAACAACAGATAATGCAGATAGAACTTTACCAGAAGGGTTCTCAGAATGGATGGAACTGGAAGGTAGGGGAATGGTATGTGGATGGGCACCCCAGGTAGAGGTTCTGGCTCACAAAGCCATTGGTGGGTTTGTGTCTCATTGTGGTTGGAATTCCATCTTGGAAAGCTTGTGGTTTGGGGTACCAACATTGACATGGCCTATCTATGCAGAACAACAGCTGAATGCTTTCAGGATGGTGAGGGAATGGGGATTGGCTGTGGAGCTGAGATTGAACTATAGATGGGGTAGTGCTCTTGTAATGGCAGAGGAGATAGAGAAAGGGCTGAAAAACTTGATGGATAAAGATAACATGGTGCACAAGAAGGTGCAAGAGATGAACAAGATGGCCAGGAAAGCTGTCCTTAGCGGTGGATCTTCTTTTACTTCTGTTAGGAAACTCATTGATAATATGATGAACAGAAACTGA
- the LOC130734003 gene encoding zinc finger CCCH domain-containing protein 25-like has translation MNPLTLVKRIQNINSKEAALGIGEEASWHAKYKDSAYVFIGGIPFDLTEGDLLAVFAQYGEVVDVNLVRDKGTGKSLGYAFLAYEDQRSTNLAVDNLNGAQILGRIIRVDHRDKYTKKEEEDEETEKQNREARGVCRQFQRGECTRGASCKFSHDEQRAANTGWGREEDNPKWGHDKFEGPKKERRPGNNQSNRIGETIDRDSRSRAQSEMGLDYQPKKSDRRDEKVSQRHDGDDKFEGRENNSRREEKRSRRHGDDEFEHIPREDRYRRDDKRAKRNGYDGMEPEPRDHHRREAKRSTNPDDAEFEPQSRDSDIREEKRSRRHDDDDFGSKSRQTHSNREDRRPRKHTEDESAARSRGDYDRKQDNRSYRDDTDRSEPKARYGYDRREEKRSSR, from the exons ATGAACCCATTAACCCTAGTGAAGCGAATCCAGAACATCAATTCAAAGGAAGCAGCACTTGGCATCGGTGAAGAAGCTTCATGGCACGCCAAGTACAAAGATTCAGCTTATGTGTTCATTGGTGGCATTCCCTTTGATCTCACTGAGGGTGATCTCCTCGCTGTTTTTGCTCA ATATGGAGAGGTTGTTGATGTTAATCTTGTGAGGGACAAAGGTACTGGCAAATCATTGGGTTATGCTTTCCTTGCATATGAAGATCAAAGAAGCACAAATCTTGCTGTGG ATAATCTAAATGGAGCACAGATTTTAGGTAGAATTATTAGGGTGGATCATCGTGATAAGTATacgaagaaggaagaggaagatgaagagacAGAGAAGCAGAATCGGGAGGCACGCGGTGTTTGCCGACAATTCCAAAGAGGTGAATGTACTCGTGGTGCTAGCTGCAAATTTTCTCACGATGAGCAA AGAGCTGCAAACACTGGTTGGGGTCGTGAAGAGGACAATCCAAAATGGGGTCATGACAAATTTGAGGGTcctaaaaaagaaagaagaccTGGCAACAACCAATCAAATCGTATTGGAGAAACTATAGACAGAGATTCACGCTCCAGAGCACAGAGTGAGATGGGATTAGACTACCAACCCAAGAAAAGTGATAGAAGAGATGAGAAAGTGTCGCAGAGGcatgatggtgatgataaaTTTGAGGGAAGAGAAAATAACAgtagaagagaagaaaagagaTCAAGAAGGCATGGAGATGATGAATTTGAACACATACCAAGAGAAGATCGATATAGGAGAGATGACAAAAGAGCAAAAAGGAATGGTTATGATGGTATGGAACCTGAGCCAAGAGATCATCATAGAAGGGAAGCCAAGAGGTCAACAAATCCAGATGATGCTGAGTTTGAGCCCCAGTCTAGAGATTCTGATATAAGGGAAGAGAAAAGATCCAGGAggcatgatgatgatgattttggAAGTAAGTCACGACAAACTCATAGTAACAGGGAAGATAGGAGACCGAGAAAGCACACTGAAGATGAATCTGCAGCAAGGTCAAGAGGAGATTATGATAGGAAGCAAGATAACAGATCATATAGAGATGATACTGATCGATCAGAACCAAAAGCAAGATACGGTTATGAcaggagagaagagaagaggtcGAGTAGGTGA